The proteins below come from a single Malus sylvestris chromosome 3, drMalSylv7.2, whole genome shotgun sequence genomic window:
- the LOC126616938 gene encoding putative pentatricopeptide repeat-containing protein At1g12700, mitochondrial yields MSILLDGLCKDQQLSKAIELFEEMKGKRLDPNIVVYSILIEGLVSEAENLFTEMEEKGCSPDSCTYNTIIRGFFNKNETSRAMRLIHEMVERGWSADASTTELIIDLLSRDEVDPALLALIK; encoded by the exons ATGAGTATTTTACTTGATGGTCTGTGTAAAGACCAACAACTTTCTAAGGCAATTGAATTGTTTGAAGAAATGAAAGGCAAGAGATTGGATCCAAATATTGTGGTTTACAGTATTCTTATTGAAG GCCTAGTAAGTGAAGCGGAAAATTTGTTTACAGAAATGGAAGAGAAAGGCTGTTCTCCAGATAGTTGCACCTATAACACAATTATCCGGGGGTTTTTCAATAAGAATGAGACGTCAAGGGCGATGAGACTTATCCATGAAATGGTGGAGAGGGGCTGGTCTGCAGATGCGTCTACTACagaattgataattgatttaCTCTCTAGGGATGAAGTAGATCCCGCTTTGTTGGCTTTGATAAAATGA
- the LOC126614329 gene encoding pentatricopeptide repeat-containing protein At1g62670, mitochondrial-like codes for MLRMMRAATGIGSRLRVKVRGMPPLPCLLRNFTLFRFFNNYFAPFHSRPSYPAKSTKTQLHQLVKVANLDDALRLFDEMLQMRPLPSVVRFNQVLTQVAKLKHYSAVISLNDQMGLLGIGPNAYTQNIIINCFCHLSQMGFCLSVLGKFFKLGFEPNVVTFNTLINGFLLEDREADAVGILNKMMESGNCKPDVFTFNILVKGLCMKGNNVGAMQLLKRMEQGACNPDVVVYNTIIDSLCKDTLVVDALKLFSEMTSKGIAPDVITYNTLIHGVCKLGEWKEAVRLFNEMVSKGIFPDVFTFNVLVDTLCKEGLVGEAKSKVEMMTQRDIEPNTVTYNSLMDGYCLRGEMDEAKEVFDIMLSKGFELLCIVYSAPLAKTIY; via the coding sequence ATGCTGAGGATGATGCGCGCGGCGACTGGCATCGGCAGCAGACTGAGAGTGAAAGTGAGAGGTATGCCGCCTCTGCCTTGTCTTCTTCGTAACTTTACTCTTTTTCGATTCTTCAACAATTACTTTGCTCCGTTTCACTCTCGACCTTCTTATCCTGCCAAATCTACAAAAACCCAATTGCATCAGCTTGTCAAAGTAGCTAACCTTGACGATGCACTCCGTCTGTTCGATGAAATGCTTCAAATGCGTCCTCTGCCTTCCGTTGTCCGTTTCAATCAAGTATTGACTCAAGTCGCCAAGTTGAAGCATTACTCGGCAGTCATCTCgttgaatgatcaaatgggtcTGTTGGGAATTGGTCCTAATGCTTACACTCAAAACATTATCATTAATTGCTTTTGTCATCTGAGCCAAATGGGGTTTTGTTTGTCTGTCTTGGGAAAATTCTTCAAACTGGGTTTTGAACCGAATGTGGTGACCTTCAACACATTAATCAACGGCTTCCTTCTCGAGGATAGAGAGGCTGATGCTGTCGGGATTCTGAATAAAATGATGGAGAGTGGTAATTGTAAGCCCGATGTGTTTACATTCAACATACTAGTTAAGGGTCTTTGCATGAAGGGTAACAACGTTGGAGCTATGCAATTGCTTAAGAGGATGGAACAAGGAGCTTGCAACCCTGACGTAGTTGTGTATAACACGATTATCGACAGCCTCTGTAAAGATACTCTGGTTGTGGATGCATTGAAACTCTTCTCAGAAATGACAAGTAAAGGTATTGCTCCCGATGTCATCACCTATAACACTTTGATTCATGGAGTATGCAAATTAGGGGAGTGGAAAGAAGCAGTGAGGTTGTTTAATGAAATGGTGAGCAAAGGTATCTTTCCAGATGTATTCACCTTCAATGTCTTAGTAGATACACTTTGCAAGGAGGGGTTGGTTGGGGAAGCAAAAAGCAAGGTTGAAATGATGACTCAAAGAGATATTGAGCCTAACACGGTTACGTATAATTCGCTTATGGATGGTTATTGCTTGCGAGGAGAAATGGATGAGGCGAAAGAAGTCTTTGACATAATGCTTAGCAAGGGTTTCGAGCTTTTGTGCATCGTGTATTCTGCCCCGCTTGCAAAAACCATCTATTAG
- the LOC126617261 gene encoding UDP-galactose/UDP-glucose transporter 5B-like, translating into MAETTPLPGAPQPSKLWKGVFAVAGIMTTLVTYGVLQEKIMRVPYGDDKAFFKYSLFLVFCNRITTSAVSAGVLWARKKALDPVAPVYKYGLVSISNILTTTCQYEALKYVSFPVQTLAKCAKMIPVMVWGTIIMQKKYRVPHYFLAFLVTVGCSIFILYPAGSADIGPSDIYGRGRENTIWGISLMIGYLGFDGFTSTFQDKLFKGYDMEIHNQIFYTTFCSCVLSMTGLLLQGQLLPAIHFVASHNGCFFDIALLSTVATASQFFISYTIRTFGALTFATIMTTRQLASIMLSCLWFSHPLSWEQWMGAAIVFGSLYAKSFLRTNPSPSQQIQNGASSPVKAIP; encoded by the exons ATGGCCGAAACGACGCCGTTGCCGGGCGCTCCGCAGCCGAGCAAGCTGTGGAAAGGGGTTTTTGCAGTGGCCGGAATCATGACCACGCTCGTCACCTACGGCGTTCTCCAG GAGAAGATCATGAGAGTGCCGTACGGCGACGACAAGGCGTTTTTCAAGTACTCGCTTTTCCTCGTCTTCTGCAACCGCATCACGACGTCGGCGGTCTCCGCCGGAGTTTTGTGGGCCAGAAAGAAGGCTCTGGATCCTGTTGCTCCGGTTTACAAGTATGGCCTCGTATCGATTTCAAACATACTAACCACGACATGTCAGTATGAG GCTCTCAAATACGTCAGCTTTCCGGTTCAAACGCTTGCGAAATGCGCCAAGATGATACCAGTGATG GTTTGGGGCACTATCATTATGCAAAAGAAATATAGGGTACCGCACTATTTTCTGGCATTTCTAGTGACAGTGGGCTGTTCAATATTCATTCTATATCCG GCAGGATCTGCGGACATTGGTCCATCTGATATATACGGTAGAGGAAGAGAAAATACCATCTGGGGCATTTCTCTTATGATTGGTTATCTTGG GTTTGATGGCTTTACAAGCACGTTCCAAGATAAGCTATTTAAGGGATATGATATGGAGATACACAATCAAATATTTTACACCACGTTCTGTTCTTGTGTTCTCAGCATGACAG GTCTTCTACTACAAGGGCAACTTCTGCCAGCAATTCATTTTGTTGCTAGTCACAATGGTTGTTTCTTCGACATTGCATTGCTTTCCACT GTAGCAACAGCGAGCCagttttttatttcttacacaATTCGCACTTTTGGTGCTCTCACATTTGCCACAATAATGACCACAAGACAG CTGGCCAGCATTATGTTATCATGCTTGTGGTTTTCACACCCCCTTAGCTGGGAACAGTGGATGGGAGCC GCTATTGTCTTTGGTTCCCTATATGCGAAAAGCTTCTTGAGAACGAATCCTTCACCTTCCCAGCAAATTCAGAATGGAGCTTCGAGTCCAGTGAAGGCGATCCCTTGA
- the LOC126617285 gene encoding 11S globulin seed storage protein Ana o 2.0101-like: MELDLSPKLAKKVYGGDGGSYFAWSPSELPMLREGNIGAAKLALDKDGFALPKYSDSNQVAYVLQGSGVVGIVLPEKEEKVLPVKKGDAIALPFGVVTWWYNKEDTEFVVLFLGDTSKAHKRGEFTDFYLNGSNAIFTGFSTEFVGRAWDLEESVVETLVGKQSGRGIVKLTGANFPEPKKEHRDGMTLNCEEAPLDVDIKDGGRVVVLNTKNLPLVGEVGLGADLVRLDGSAMCSPGFSCDSALQVTYIIRGSGRVQVVGVDGKRVLETTIKAGNLFIVPRFFVVSKIADPEGLEWFSIITTPNPIFTHLAGSIGCWKALSPQVLQAAFNVDSETEKLFRSKRTCDAIFFPPPK; the protein is encoded by the exons ATGGAGCTTGATCTTTCACCCAAGTTGGCCAAGAAGGTGTACGGCGGCGATGGCGGGTCCTACTTTGCCTGGTCCCCGTCGGAGCTTCCCATGCTCCGTGAAGGTAACATCGGAGCCGCCAAGCTCGCTCTGGACAAGGACGGGTTCGCTCTCCCCAAGTACTCTGACTCCAACCAGGTCGCCTATGTCCTCCAAG GTTCTGGTGTAGTCGGAATTGTCCTCCCGGAGAAGGAAGAGAAGGTTCTTCCAGTTAAGAAGGGTGATGCGATTGCCCTCCCTTTCGGAGTTGTGACTTGGTGGTACAACAAGGAGGACACCGAGTTCGTTGTTCTTTTCTTGGGCGACACTTCAAAAGCTCACAAGAGGGGGGAGTTTACCGACTTCTATCTCAACGGCTCTAACGCCATTTTCACCGGCTTCTCAACCGAGTTTGTTGGTCGGGCCTGGGATTTGGAGGAGAGTGTTGTGGAGACTCTCGTTGGCAAGCAGTCCGGCAGGGGCATTGTCAAGCTTACCGGAGCTAACTTTCCCGAGCCAAAGAAGGAACACCGGGATGGCATGACGTTGAACTGCGAAGAGGCTCCATTGGATGTTGACATTAAGGATGGTGGAAGAGTTGTGGTCTTGAATACCAAAAACCTTCCTTTGGTCGGTGAGGTTGGGCTCGGTGCTGACCTTGTGAGATTGGACGGGAGTGCCATGTGCTCCCCTGGATTTTCTTGTGACTCGGCTCTGCAGGTGACTTATATTATTAGGGGCAGCGGCCGTGTCCAGGTTGTTGGTGTCGACGGTAAGAGGGTGTTGGAAACTACCATCAAAGCCGGTAATCTCTTCATTGTTCCTCGGTTCTTTGTTGTGTCAAAGATTGCTGATCCGGAGGGCTTGGAATGGTTTTCTATCATCACTACGCCCAA CCCGATATTCACCCACTTGGCTGGAAGCATTGGGTGCTGGAAGGCTCTATCTCCGCAGGTGCTCCAGGCTGCGTTCAATGTGGATTCGGAAACAGAGAAACTCTTCCGTTCGAAGAGGACTTGTGATGCAATCTTCTTCCCCCCACCCAAGTGA